CTGACCACCGGGGCCTGGGCCAAGGTTTTGGTGACCGAGGTCACCCCGGCCGGGGCCACGGCGCGCTTCGGGGACAAGACCGGCTACATCGCCACGGAGAACATGAACTGGGCCAAGGGACGCCTGTCCCCGGGCGACGTGCTGTGGACCACGATCATGGCCGCACCGGGCGAGGCCCCGGAGCCGAAGCCCGCGCCCGCAGCCAAGGCCGGACAGAAGGCCCAGGCCGCCCCGGCGCCGGTCCAGACCCCGGCCCAGGCGGCGGCCCAGGCCCAGGTTGCGGCCCCCGCCGGTCCCAAGGCGGCGGGAAAGCCCGTCTGGCGCTTAAATGCCCAGTTCGAACCCCAGATCGAAGGGGCCCTGGTGTCCATGGACCCGCGCACGGGCGAGGTTCTGGCCTGTGTGGGCGGTTTTTCCTTCGAGCGCAGCCAGTTCAACCGGGCCACCCAGGCCCTGCGCCAGCCCGGGTCGTCGTTTAAGCCCATCGTCTATTCCGTGGCCATGGACAACGGCCTGACTCCGGCCACGGTGGTCATGGATTCGCCTTTTTATTACCGCGACCCGTGGAGCGGCAAGGTCTGGAGCCCGGGCAACTACGGCGGCGACTTCATGGGGCCCATGAGCATCCGCTCCGCCCTGGCCAAGTCCCGAAACCTGGTGACCATCCGGGTGGCCCAGCAGATCGGCATGAAAAAGGTCGTGGAACGCGCCCAGGCCATGGGGCTGCGCGGCGATTTCGTGCCGTATCTGCCCGTGAGCCTGGGGGCCGTGGCCGTCAACCTTCTGGACATGTGCCAGGCCTATTCGGCCTTCGCCCGGGACGGCTCCACCGTGAAGCCCCGGTTCATCCTGGCGGTCAAAAGCGCCTGGGACGAGGATATCTACCAGTCCAAACCCGAGGCCACGGTGGTCATGACCCCCCAGACGGCCTATATCATGGCCAGCATGCTCAAAGAGGTGGTCCGGGCCGGGACGGCCACGGCGGCCAAGGTGTTTTCCCGCCCCATGGCCGGAAAAACCGGCACCACCAACGACTTCCAGGATGCCTGGTTCATGGGCTTCACCCCCTATCTGCTGTCCGGCGTATACATCGGCTACGACCAGCCCCGCTCCATGGGCAACGGCGAAACCGGCGGCAAGGGCGCGCTGCCCATCTGGATCAGCTACCGCCAGGGCGTGGAGAACGACTATCCCGTGCAGGATTTCGAGCGTCCGCCGGGGATCGTTATGGCCGATGTGGACGGGATCGCCATGCCGTTTAAGGAGGGCACCGAACGCGGCTCCTTCGCCATTGTGGACGAGGAGACTGAGCGGGTGCTTTTTGCCGATCCCAACGCGCCCCTGGCCAGAGGCGAGGATCTGCTCAAGCAGATGTTTTGACGCGATCCTTCCATGGCGCAGCCCCTCTCCGGCGAATCCGCCCCGACACCCGACACCGGCAGCCTGGCCGGGGCGTTCCGATGCGTGGACCGGGTTTCCGATCCGGGACGGTTCGTGGCCTGCCTGGAGCGGTTGTCGTCCATCCCCTTTTTTCGCGACTATAAATCCGAGAGCCGGGCGGCCCTTGGCCTGCGCCCGGGCGACCGCGTTTTGGAGGTGGGCTGCGGCCTGGGGCTCGATCTGGCGGCCCTTGGCGCGGATGTGGGCCCCCGGGGGCTGGCCGTCGGCCTGGACATGAGCCGGATCATGCTGGAGCGGACGAGACAGGCCGCTCCGCCCCGGGCCTGCCTGGCGTTTGCGGCGGGGGACGCCCTGGCCCTGCCCTTTGCCGACGCCGTGTTCCATGCCTGCCGGGTGGACCGCACCCTGCAACATGTCGCCGATCCATTCCAGGCCCTGGCCGAGATGGCCCGGGTGACCCGGCCCGGGGGGCGGGTGGTGGCTGTGGAGCCGGACTGGGGGAGCTATCTTCTGGATTCGGCGGACCCGGAGGCGGCCGGAATCGTGGCCCGGACCTGGCGCGAGGGATTTCCAAGCGGACGGGTGGGGCGGTCCCTGGCCCGGGGCATGGCCGGGTGCGGCCTTTCGGATATTGCCGTCACGCCGCGCACCTTCGTGCTCCGCGATTTCGCCGCAGCCGACGCCATCTACGACATCGAGAGGACCGTGGCCGGGGCCGTGGCGGCGGGAGGCCTGACGCAGGAGAGGGGGGCGGCCTTTCTTTGCGGACTTGTGCAGGCCGACGGCCTGGGATATTTTTTTTCCAGTTTGACGTTTTTTCAGGTCATGGGCCGTCTTCGTGGGGCCTGACATGGTGGTAGCAGACTCGGTTTTCGGGGCAACCCCAGCCAAGCCGGACCACATCTGCCTCGGGTCCGCGAAAGGATGATCCCGTGACGACGCAAGAACATGAGAGCAGTGAACCGGACGACGGGGACGATCTGGATCTGGCGGACATCGTCCGGGAGATTCCGGCCTTTCACGGCCTGGACGAGCAGGACATCACGAGGCTTTTGGACGCCTCGGAGATATTGCAGGTGGCCTCCGGGGAAACCATCATCCGGGAGAACCAGAGCGACCGGCATTTGTATTTTCTCATCGACGGACAGGTGGGCATCCACAAAGAGAACGTCAAACTGTGCGAGTTGCGGCGGCTGGGCGATTTTTTCGGTGAGATCAGCGTCATTGACAGCAAATGCCGCAGCGCCACGGTGACGGCCAAGCGGGACTGTCTGCTTTTGCGTCTGGACATGGACGCCGTGGACATGAACGACATGCAGGGGCAAAGCCATGTGCTGGCCGTGATCTATCGGGCCTTTTCCGAGGTGTTGGCGGATCGGTTGCGGCGTATGAACGACGAGCTTTTGTATCTGCGGCGGGAAGTCATCCGGCTTCACGGCCGCCTGCGGTATGACAAAGAGGGAGGACGAGCATGACCAAGGCAGTGATCCCGGCCCAGGCCCTGGAGTTGGCCAGGAAGGCGGCGGCGCGGGTGCGGGAGCTTGAGGCCAAGGCGGATGAGGCCTTGCATGGACGGGGGGATACGGCCGGGCACCGGGGGCTGATGATCGAGAAATGCGAAACCCTGGCCGACCTTCCCGAGGCGGTGGAACAGTTGGCGAGCGAGGCGGACACCCCGGCGGCCGAAGAGTTTTTGAGCGGGCTGGCGGATTTCGCCAGGCGCGCGGGCCAGGCCATGGATCTGGGGAGCATCTTCTATATGACGGCGCTTTTGTATCCCGAGGACTACGTCGCGGGCGAGAAGAACGATCTGGAGCGCTTCCTGGACGGGTTTGACGCTGTCTAGCGGCAGTTGCGAGGGAGATATCCATGTTCATCATCATCGTGGATTACGTCCAGCCGTTGTCCGAGGTGGACCGGTGGCTTGAGGCGCATCGGGAATTTTTGCGGGAGCAGTATGCGGCCGGTATTTTTTTGGCGTCCGGCCCGCGTACGCCCCGCACGGGGGGCGTCATCCTGGCGCATGGCTGCGACCGGGCCGCCCTGGAAACGCTTCTTGAGGCCGACCCCTTCAAGCGTGAGGGGGTGGCGACGTATAGCATCCTGGAATTTTCTCCGGTGATGTGCGACCCCGTCCTGACGCCTTTTTTCACGCCTTCTTCCTGACGTTTTTCCCGCATCCCTGTTTCTCCCCCCCACACCCCGTCTTTCCGGCGGGCGGGCCTGACGGCGCAACGCGCCGCCAGACCGCCGCCGGGACGAAGGGGGTCCGGGGCGGCAGCCCCGGTTTTCCCAAGTGCCCAACCAAGTGGTATTACATAAAAATACGTTCGTATTTTTTTGTGGCGGCGGGCGGGGTCCGGGGCGGCAGCCCCGGTATTTCCCCACGTTCGCAACAACTGAATATTACTTAAAAAATACTATCGTATTTTTTTGTAGGTGCGGGCGGGGCCCGGGGCGGCAGCCCCGGTTCCGTTACAGCAGGCTTCCCTGGTCGGGCGGTCGGACGCGGGCGAAGGTCAGGCGATGGAGCGGGCATGGCCCCAGGCGGGCCAGGGCGGCCAAATGGACCGCCGTGCCGTAGCCTTTGTGCTGCGCCAGCCCATAGCCGGGGAACCGGGCGTCGAGCTTGGTCATGAGGCGGTCACGGATGGTCTTGGCCAGGATGGAGGCGGCGGAGATGGCCGGGATCAGGAGATCGCCGCCGACGATGGCCTGCTGGGCGGGCGGCGTGGTGAAGCGGGCCAGATTGCTTGCGGGGATGGTCTGGTTGCCGTCGATCAGGGCCAGGGGCGGGATGGGGTTCAGCCTGCCAAGGGCCTTGGCCATGGCCAGAAGCGACGCCGCCAGGATGTTGATGCGGTCGATCTCGGCGGGCCAGACAACGCCAAGAGCCCAGGTTGCGGCCTGGGCCTTGATGGCCGCCGCGAGGATGTCGCGACGGCCCGGCGAGAGTTTCTTGGAGTCCGTGAGCCCCGGCAGATCGAACGTGGCGGGCAGCACGACGGCTGCGGCCACCACGGGACCGGCCAGACAGCCGCGTCCGGCCTCGTCGATTCCGGCGTGGGGGCCAAAGTCCGTCTCCGCGCCACGGCATGCGGCGGGGCGACGCTTCGATGACGGCCCGGGCACGGGAATCCGACGCCGACCGGCCTACCAGTCGGTCCTGGTCTTGATGCGGGCGGCCTTGCCCTTGAGGCGGCGCAGGTAGTAGATGCGGCCGCGGCGGACCTTGCCCTGGGAGATCACTTCCACCCGTTCGATGAACGGCGAGTGCATGGGGAAGACGCGCTCCACGCCAACGCCGTCGGACACCTTGCGCACGGTGAAGGTGGCGTTGGTGGTGCCTCTGCGAACGCGCAGGACAGGGCCCTGGAAGACCTGGATGCGCTCTTTTTCACCCTCGATGATCCGCAAAAACACCTTCACGGTGTCCCCGGCGCGGAAGGAGGGCATGTCCAGGCGCATCTGTTCCATCTCGATTTTCTGAATCGCATTCATGATTTTGGCTCCTTGGGCGTGCCGACGGGAGTGATGCCCGCGCGGCCCGTATCTCTCACCCGGCGTCGCGATGCGCCCGGATATCGTCTGATGTTCGCCAGTCGCCGGGCGGCGCCGACGGGCACTGGCCTAAAACGTCTCACCCCGGCTTGGGGCCCGCCTTGCGGCAGGATTCGCCTCAGTACACATCGCCAAGCAGCCGGTCCACCAGGATGGCTGCGGCGGATCGCACGGACAGGTGGTTGTAGGCGTCCAGGGGCCGTATCGGCGGTAAAAATCCGTCGGCCAGACAGGTCGCCTCCGGGGCAAGCCCCGACCCGGTCCCGAAAACCAGCAGCACCGGCCTTTCACACAGTATTTCCCGCAACCGGCCAAACCCCGTGAACCCGGCGTCGCCCTCGGCCTTGGCCGAGGTGGCCGCCACAAAGGGCCGCATGCCCCGCTGGCTGGCGATTTCGTCCTCCACCTCGTGCAGGTCGCAGCGCACGCGCACCAGGGACAAGGCATCGGCCCGGTCGGGATTGGCCGCCAATCCCGGGCCACTCGTCCAGTGGGACACAAGCTTTTCGGCCAGGGCCCGCTGGTCGGACAGGGGCGTGACCACAAAATATCCGCCCAGACCATAACTGCGGGAAACGCGCGCTATATCGTGTACGTCGAGGTTTGTCAAAGAGGTCGTGCCGGTTTTTCCCTGCCGATTGAGCACCGGGCCGTGGAGCAGGGCCGTGTAGAGGTTGCGTCCCAGGCCCGGACCTTTTTTCCCGCGCAGGTAGTCCACGTCCCGGGCGGTCAGTCCGGCCTCGGGCAAAAGCCCGGGCCGAACGGCCAGGGTGGCCTCAAGGCTTTGTTCCCGCCGCCAGGCCGCAATGCGGGCGTGATCCCCGGACAGCAGGATGGGTGGCACGGCAAGCCCGTCGAAGACCTCGGGCCGGGTATAGTGGGGATATTCCAGAAGTCCGGAGGAAAAACTCTCCTCCTCGGCCGATTCGTCCTTGCCCATAAACCCCGGCAGGAGCCGGGCCACGGCCTCGATGACGCACAGGGCCGCGGTCTCGCCGCCGTTGATGACGAAGTCGCCCACGGAGACCGGCTCCAGGGGGAACAGTTGCGCCAGCCGGGCGTCGATGCCCTCGTAGCGGCCGCAGACAAGCGTCAGATCCGGGGCGTCCGCCAGCCGCCTGGCGGCCTTCTGGTCGAAGGGCCGTCCCCCGGGGGTCAAGAGGACCATGGGGCCGGGGGCGCTGATGGAGGCCAGGGCCTGCACCAGCGGCCCGGGCATCATGACCATGCCCGGCCCGCCGCCGTAGGGCCGGTCGTCCACGGTGTGGTGACGGTCCACGGCGAAGTCCCGGGGATTGACGAAGTCAAAGGCCACAAGCCCCGCCTCCATGGCCTTGCCCATCAGGCCGCAGGCCAGGGCCTCGCGGAAAAACTCCGGAAAAAGGGTCACGATGTGGAATGTCACAGATCCCCTTTGTCCTCGGGTTCGGGGGCTCCGGGAGCTCCGGGAGCTCTGGGGGCTCCCGGGGCGGGCGTTTCGAGGTAGATGTCCGCCAGGCCGGGGGGCGGGGTGGCGATGACCACGCCGGCCGTCAGGTCGATGTCGGCAATGGTGTGGGGGTTGGCGGGCAGCAGGATCTCCCGTCCGGAGGCGTGGCGGATGGCCCACATCTCCTGGCCGGGCAGATCCAGGATGTCGCTGATGACGCCCAGGTCCGGGTGCGGGGTGTCCGGGGCCAGCACCCGGCAGCCGATGAGCTGGTGGCGGTAGACCTCGTCCTCGGCCAGGGCGGGCAGTTCCCGGGCGGGCACGGACAAAAGGCAGCCGCGCAGGGCCTCGGCGGCGTCCCGGTCGGGGACGTCCGTAAAGGCTACCAGGAGCCGGTCGGCATGGACGCGCAGGGCGGCGACGGTGCGGCGTGTGGGTTTGCCGGGTCGCCCCTCGGGCGGCGACAGGCGCAGGCTGCGGCCTTTGCGGAAAACGGAAGGGGAGTCGGCGAACGATCTGACGACGAGCTCCCCCCTGATGCCGTGGGGCCGCAGGATTTCACCCACGACCACGTATGTGTCCGGTTTCGTGTTCATGGCTGCGGCCGGGCCGTCTGGGCCGCCCACGTCCTGTCTATTCGAGGATTTCCAGGACGGAGCGTTTTTTGGCCTTGGTGGAGGCCGCGCCGAGGATGGTGCGCATGGCCCGGGCCGTGCGGCCTTGTTTCCCGATGACCTTGCCTAAATCCTCTTTGGCCACCTTGAGTTCGATGACCGAGGTCTGTTCGCCCTCGACCTCGGCGACCTGCACCTGGTCGGGGTTGTCGACCAGCGATTTGGCCACGTATTCGATCAAGTCCTTGAGCATAGACACCTCCCGCGTAGACTGACCACATGGCGAGGCGTGGAACCGGCCGATCCATCCGGACATGCCCGGACGGCTCAGGCCGTCTCCCCGTTCCTGCCTCGCGGGTTCCTGCAACTCCCTGTAAAAAAGCGGCGCCAGCCACCGCGAAAAGACTAGCTCCCGGCTTTTTTCAGCAGGGCCTTGACCGTGTCCGAGGGCTTGGCCCCGCGATCGGTCCAGTGCTTGACCTTTTCCAAATCCACCTTGATTTCGGCCGGGTCAACCATGGGATTGTAGTAGCCCAGGTATTCCAGGGCGCGGCCGTCGCGGCGGGTGGCGCTGTCCAGGGCGACGATGCGGTAGAAGGGACGTTTTTTGGACCCCATGCGGGTCAGACGGATTTTCATGGCCATGATGCGATTCCCCTTTTGTAGCAATCAGGTTTGGTTGTCGTTATGGATGCGGCGGGAACCCCCGCCATTCCCGCTCGGGCGGGATTACCGTTTTTTCCGTTTCTGCTTTTTGCGCTTGGAGGCGCTGGTGGACTTGCCCGGGGTCCGCGCAAAACGCGGATCCTGGGGCTGGGCCTCGTCGCCCCCGGCTCCGGGCATGCCGGGCATGCCGCCGGGAAGGCCGGGCATGCCGCCGGGCATCCGAGGCATCTTGGGCATCTTGGGCATCTTGCCCGGGGAGGGCAGTTTGCCGCCGCCCATCATGCGCTTCATCATTTTCTGCATCTGGGAGAAATTTTTCAGGAGCTGCGTCACGTCCAAAACCGTGGTTCCCGAGCCCTTGGCGATGCGTTCGCGGCGGCTGGGATTGATGATCTTGGGGTTTTCCCGCTCCTTTTTGGTCATGGAGCCGATGATGGCCTCCACGCGGGCCATTTCCTTCTCGGGCACCTGCACTTCGCCAAGCTTCTGGCGCACCTGGGACATGCCGGGGATGAGCTTGAGGATGCCCTCCAGGGAGCCGAGCTTGCGCACGCGGCGCATCTGGGTGCGGAAATCCTCCAGGTTGAATTCGGCCTTGCGGAGTTTTTTCTCCATGGCCGCGGCTTCCTCGGCATCGATGTCGGTCTGGGCCTTCTCGATGAGGGTGAGGATGTCGCCCATGCCCAGGATGCGCGAGGCGGCCCGGTCGGGGTGGAAGATCTCCAGGTCCGAGAGCTTCTCGCCCATGCCCACGAACTTGATGGGCTTGCCGGTGATGCCCTTGATGGACAGGGCCGCGCCGCCGCGGGCGTCGCCGTCCATCTTGGTGAGCACGATGCCGGAGATGTCCAGGCGGTCGTTGAAGCTCCCCGCCACGGTGACCGCGTCCTGCCCGGTCATGGAATCGGCCACGAACAGGATCTCGGCCGGGGAGGTCGCGGCCTTGATGGACGCCAGCTCCTCCATGAGGGCCTCGTCCACATGCAGGCGGCCGGCGGTGTCGAAGATGACCACGTCGAAGCCGTTTTTGGCGGCCTCGGCCAGGGCCGCCGCGCAGATGTCCACGGGGTTCTGGCCGGTCTGGGACGGGTGGACGGCCACGTCGATCTGGGCCCCGAGCTTGGTGAGCTGCTCGATGGCCGCCGGGCGGTAGACGTCGGCCGGGACCAGATAGGGCTTTTTCTTGAGCTCGCGGCGCAGGCGCAGGGCCAGCTTGGCCGAGGTGGTGGTCTTGCCCGAACCCTGCAGGCCGACCATCATGATCGCGGCGGGCCGGTCCTTAAGATCCAGGGCGGTGGCCTGTCCGCCCAAAAGCTCGATAAGCTCGTCGTGGACGACCTTGACCACCTGCTGGCCCGGGGTCAGGCTTTTCAGGACGTCCTGGCCCATGGCCCGTTCGCGGACGCGCTCCACGAAGTCCTTGACCACCTTGAAGTTGACGTCGGCCTCAAGGAGCGCCAGACGCACCTCGCGCAGGGCGTCCTGGACGTTTTCCTCGGTCAGGCGGGCGTGGCCCCGGATTTTTTTGAAAACCCCTTCCAGGCGGTCTGTCAGGCTGTCGAACATGTGGCTCCCGCGTGCGGCGTTCGGCACGGCAAAATGGCACGACGAAAAGGAAAGCCTTTCCACTTATCCATGTGGAGGCAATCCGTCAAGAGGCACGCCGCAGGGCGCACCAGAACGCCCGGCGGATGCGGCGGCGTACGCGGGTGGCGTTTCCGGGGCGTCCGGCCGCCTGCCCGCGCCGGTCGGCGCCGGTCGGACGAGGGCTCGCGCCGCCTGGGGCGGCGTCAGAAGGCGCTTCGGGCCTTGGCCAGTCCCTCCTCGGCCCGCAGGATGATCGCCTCGTCCACGCAAAAGGCCAGCCGGAAATAGCCCGGCAGGCCGAAGCCCCGGCCTGGGACGGCCAGCACCCGGTGCTCGGCGAGCTTGGATACAAAAGCCACCTCGTCGGGGATGGGCGAAACCGGGAAGAAATAAAACGCCCCCCGGGGCATAAAAAAATCGTAGCCGGTCCGGGACAGCACTCCGGCCATGGCGTCGCGCCGCCTGGCGTAGATCGAGGTGTCCACCTGGGCGTCCAGGGCCCCCAGCAGCACGGCCTGGCCGATGGCCGGGGCGTTGACGAAGCCCATGATCCGGTTGGCGAAGACCAGGCCGCCCACCAGCTTCTCCCTCTGCGGCATGTCCGGGGACACGGCCACGAAGCCCACCCGTTCCCCGGCCAGGGACAGGTTCTTGGAAAAGGAGCTGACCACCAGGGAATAGGGATAAACGGGCAGGATGGGAGGCACGGCGTGGCCGTCGAAGGTCAGGAAACGGTAGGGCTCGTCGGCCACCAGAAAGATGGGGCGTTCCCGGCCCTTGGACAGTTCGGTCAGGGCGGCGGCCAGGGCGGCGATGTCTTCGGCCGGATAGATCTGACCGGTGGGGTTGTTGGGGGAGTTTATGAGCACGGCCCGGGTCTTGTCCGTGACGGCGGCGGCGATGGCCGCCACGTCCAGGCCGAAATCCCCGGCCCGCGACGGCACGGGCCGAAGCACCCCGCCGGAATTGGCCACGTAAAAGCCGTATTCCACGAAATAGGGGCTGGGGCAGATGACCTCGTCGCCGGGTTCGAGCACGGCCCGGAAAAAGATGTTGAGCCCGCCCGCCGCGCCGCAGGTGACCACCAGATCATTGGGGGAGACATGCGTTTCCTGCTGGCGGCTGACGTATCCGGCCAGGGCCTCGCGCACGGCGGGATAGCCGGGATTGGGCATGTAGCCGAAGGCGAAGGGCCGGTCGGCGGCGGCCGCGATCTCGGCCAGCCGTTTGCCCACGGCGGCCGGGGGCGGCAGATCGGGGTTTCCCAGGGAGAAGTCGCACACCGCGTCCTCCCCGTACTTTTTTTTCAACTCAAGGCCCAATTCGAAAATTTTGCGAATCCAGGCCCCGCCCGCCAGATAGCCGTCCATCTCCCGAGTTAACAACCGCACAGCCCGCTCCTTTGTGTTGCAAAAATGCATCCAGTTTGCGCCATTTCCGTCACATACCACCAATCCGGCCCGCGCGAAAGACCCGAAAGGAAAATCCAGAAGTCCGGGAAGATGGCCCTGGATTGAAGCCAACATCTTGTTTTTATATGATTTTAAAAGTTGTTTTTCCGTCTCGCCAGGGGCGGACAAATAGGCTATGGTCTTGCGCCTTCGGTGAAAGGCGCGTTCCCTCACCCCACGTCAACCCCCATGGACTTCATGATTCCTCTGAGCAAACCGGAAATCCTGGCCCCGGCCGGCGACCCGTCCTCGTTTCTGGCCGCGTTGGCCGCTGGCGCCGACGCCGTCTACTGCGGACTCAAGCATTTTTCCGCGCGCATGTTGGCGCGCAACTTTTCCGTCGGCGAACTGGGCCGATTGGCCGATCTGGCCCGGCAGAAGGGGCGGCGCACCTATGTCGCCGTCAATGTCCTGGTCAAGCCCGACGAGATCGACAAGGCCGGGCGCATGGTCAAGCGCCTCGTCGACCAGGTGTCCCCCGAGGGGCTCATCCTCCAGGATCCGGGCATGGCCGCCATCGCCCGGCAGGCCGGGTATACGGGCGAGCTGCACCTGTCCACCCTGGCCAACATGAGCCAGCCGTCGGGCATGGCCACGGCCGCCGCCCTGGGCTTTACCCGCGTGGTCGTGCCGCGCGAACTGTCCGTGGACGAGATCCGGGCCATGGCCGACGCCGCAAACCCCGGCCAGACCATTGAGGTCTTCGTGCACGGGGCGCTGTGCCACAACGTGTCGGGGCGTTGCTGGTGGAGCAGCTTTTTTGGCGGCAAAAGCGGGCTTCGCGGCCGTTGCGTGCAGCCGTGCCGCCGCATGTACGAGCACCGGGGCCAGCAGGGCCGCCTGTTCTCCTGTCTGGACTTAAGCCTGGACGTTCTGGCCAAGACCCTGCTCAGCATCCCGAGCCTGGCGGCCTGGAAGATCGAGGGGCGCAAAAAAGGCCCACACTACGTGTTCCATACCGTGGCCGCCTATAAACTGTTGCGCGACGAGCCCGACGATCCGGCCTCCAAGAAGGCCGCCCTGGACTATCTGGAGCAGGCCTTGGGCCGCCCGGGCACCAACTACGGCTTTTTGCCCCAGCGCCCCAAAAATCCCGTGGACCACAGCGGCCGCACCGGCTCCGGGCTGGCCGCCGGGAAGCTCTCGCGCAGCGAACAGGGCGGCGGGTTCCATCTTTCGGCCCGCATCCCGCTCATGGCCGGGGATTTGCTTCGGGTGGGGTTTGAGGACGAGGCCGGGCATCAAATCATCCGCATCAGCCGCGCCGTGCCCAAGGGCGGCCGCTATTCCCTGCGCTTCGAGCCCGGGCAGCGTCCCGAATCCGGGTCGCCGGTGTTCCTCATCGACCGCCGGGCCCCGGCCTTGGCCCGCATCCTGGAGAACATGGAGGCCGAACTTGCGGTCATCCCCGAACGCGAGGCCGCGCCCGTCGAGGTGAACATCAAGCTGCCCAAGCCCTATCGACCGGCCCGGCGGGTCGCGCCTGCCGCCGTGAGCGTGTGGCGGCATCCGGACCTGTCCAAGGAAAAGGGAGTGTTCGGGGTATGGGTATCCCTGTCCCGGGCCCACAATCTGCCGCTTGGCCGGGCCAAGTCCGTATGGTGGTGGCTGCCGCCGGTGATCTGGCCCAACGAGGAGAGCGAATTCGCCGGGCTGGTGGAGCTTTTGTTGTCGCGTGGGGCCGGACGTTTCGTCTTGAACGCCCCCTGGCAGCGCGGGCTTTTCCCCGCCGATTCCAAGGCCGTGCTGTGGGCCGGGCCGTTTTGCAACATCGCCAACCCCATGGCCCTGGCCGCCCTCAAATCCCTGGGCTTTTCCGGGGCCGTCATTTCGCCCGAGCTGTCCGGGGCGGACGTCCTGGCCCTGCCGGGGCAAAGTCCCCTGCCGCTTGGGCTGGTGGTGGACGGGGCCTGGCCGCTGGGCATCTCCCGGACCATCTCCCCGGAGATTCGAACCTGCATGCCGCTGGCCAGTCCCAAGGGCGAGGTGTGCTGGGCCGTGCGCTACGACCAGAACTATTTCATCTATCCCAACTGGCGCGTGGACCTC
Above is a genomic segment from Desulfolutivibrio sulfodismutans DSM 3696 containing:
- the ffh gene encoding signal recognition particle protein, encoding MFDSLTDRLEGVFKKIRGHARLTEENVQDALREVRLALLEADVNFKVVKDFVERVRERAMGQDVLKSLTPGQQVVKVVHDELIELLGGQATALDLKDRPAAIMMVGLQGSGKTTTSAKLALRLRRELKKKPYLVPADVYRPAAIEQLTKLGAQIDVAVHPSQTGQNPVDICAAALAEAAKNGFDVVIFDTAGRLHVDEALMEELASIKAATSPAEILFVADSMTGQDAVTVAGSFNDRLDISGIVLTKMDGDARGGAALSIKGITGKPIKFVGMGEKLSDLEIFHPDRAASRILGMGDILTLIEKAQTDIDAEEAAAMEKKLRKAEFNLEDFRTQMRRVRKLGSLEGILKLIPGMSQVRQKLGEVQVPEKEMARVEAIIGSMTKKERENPKIINPSRRERIAKGSGTTVLDVTQLLKNFSQMQKMMKRMMGGGKLPSPGKMPKMPKMPRMPGGMPGLPGGMPGMPGAGGDEAQPQDPRFARTPGKSTSASKRKKQKRKKR
- a CDS encoding pyridoxal phosphate-dependent aminotransferase, which translates into the protein MRLLTREMDGYLAGGAWIRKIFELGLELKKKYGEDAVCDFSLGNPDLPPPAAVGKRLAEIAAAADRPFAFGYMPNPGYPAVREALAGYVSRQQETHVSPNDLVVTCGAAGGLNIFFRAVLEPGDEVICPSPYFVEYGFYVANSGGVLRPVPSRAGDFGLDVAAIAAAVTDKTRAVLINSPNNPTGQIYPAEDIAALAAALTELSKGRERPIFLVADEPYRFLTFDGHAVPPILPVYPYSLVVSSFSKNLSLAGERVGFVAVSPDMPQREKLVGGLVFANRIMGFVNAPAIGQAVLLGALDAQVDTSIYARRRDAMAGVLSRTGYDFFMPRGAFYFFPVSPIPDEVAFVSKLAEHRVLAVPGRGFGLPGYFRLAFCVDEAIILRAEEGLAKARSAF
- a CDS encoding peptidase U32 family protein — protein: MIPLSKPEILAPAGDPSSFLAALAAGADAVYCGLKHFSARMLARNFSVGELGRLADLARQKGRRTYVAVNVLVKPDEIDKAGRMVKRLVDQVSPEGLILQDPGMAAIARQAGYTGELHLSTLANMSQPSGMATAAALGFTRVVVPRELSVDEIRAMADAANPGQTIEVFVHGALCHNVSGRCWWSSFFGGKSGLRGRCVQPCRRMYEHRGQQGRLFSCLDLSLDVLAKTLLSIPSLAAWKIEGRKKGPHYVFHTVAAYKLLRDEPDDPASKKAALDYLEQALGRPGTNYGFLPQRPKNPVDHSGRTGSGLAAGKLSRSEQGGGFHLSARIPLMAGDLLRVGFEDEAGHQIIRISRAVPKGGRYSLRFEPGQRPESGSPVFLIDRRAPALARILENMEAELAVIPEREAAPVEVNIKLPKPYRPARRVAPAAVSVWRHPDLSKEKGVFGVWVSLSRAHNLPLGRAKSVWWWLPPVIWPNEESEFAGLVELLLSRGAGRFVLNAPWQRGLFPADSKAVLWAGPFCNIANPMALAALKSLGFSGAVISPELSGADVLALPGQSPLPLGLVVDGAWPLGISRTISPEIRTCMPLASPKGEVCWAVRYDQNYFIYPNWRVDLFDHRDELIRAGFELFVSLREPLPREVPARERQGLFNWDAGLL